Proteins encoded together in one candidate division WOR-3 bacterium window:
- a CDS encoding TraR/DksA family transcriptional regulator, whose product MIKKLKKAELKQFEKRLLEEREKLLKELEYESGQISKTQLESSGDLSAYSNHMADQGTETERREITSQILSTRREALFEIDLALKKINQGKYGFCEACGKPIGKKRLKFLPQARKCIKCSRETGR is encoded by the coding sequence ATGATAAAAAAGTTAAAAAAGGCAGAATTAAAGCAGTTTGAAAAAAGATTGCTCGAAGAAAGAGAAAAACTCCTTAAGGAACTGGAATATGAAAGCGGCCAGATCTCAAAGACCCAGCTGGAATCTTCGGGCGACCTTTCCGCTTATTCAAATCATATGGCAGACCAGGGTACAGAGACTGAAAGGCGTGAGATAACTTCCCAGATTCTGTCGACCCGACGCGAAGCTCTGTTTGAAATTGATCTCGCCTTGAAGAAGATAAACCAGGGGAAATATGGTTTTTGTGAAGCCTGTGGAAAGCCGATAGGTAAAAAAAGGTTGAAATTTTTGCCCCAGGCGCGGAAGTGTATAAAGTGTTCCAGGGAAACCGGTCGGTGA
- the lspA gene encoding signal peptidase II, whose protein sequence is MIHKKNIRLFLLFLIGALFLDQISKLLIVNFMTPFDPPVNIIGSYLRFKLTYNPYGVFSISFGPNVLYYIFSIIGALILTYIALSTRNKISLIVFSIIIGGAIGNIADRVRMDYVIDFIDMGIGNLRWFTYNLADAFITVGAVFLLVRELFTKKESSLVEASGSE, encoded by the coding sequence ATGATACATAAGAAAAATATCAGACTTTTTTTATTATTTTTAATCGGTGCGTTATTTCTCGATCAGATTTCAAAATTACTTATCGTCAATTTTATGACTCCGTTCGACCCACCGGTGAACATAATCGGTTCATATCTGCGTTTTAAACTTACCTATAATCCCTACGGGGTATTCAGTATTTCATTCGGTCCCAATGTTCTGTATTATATTTTTTCAATCATCGGTGCACTTATTTTGACCTATATTGCATTATCCACGAGGAACAAAATCAGCCTTATCGTCTTCAGTATTATTATCGGCGGCGCAATAGGCAACATCGCCGACCGAGTAAGAATGGATTACGTAATAGATTTTATTGATATGGGGATCGGTAACCTGCGCTGGTTCACATATAATCTCGCCGATGCCTTTATCACAGTCGGCGCTGTGTTCCTGCTTGTCAGGGAATTGTTCACAAAGAAAGAATCTTCACTGGTTGAGGCGTCGGGTTCTGAATAG